The Acidimicrobiia bacterium nucleotide sequence CCTGGTTGTCGGCCGCCTTCTCCTTGTTGACGTAGACGAAGAGATCACGGGCCAGTGGGAACTCCGCCGCCGCGATCGTCTCGTCGGTGGGAGCGACACAGCCGCCTCCACCGTCGATCTCGAGGACCCTCACCGAGTCGGAGTTCTCGACCACGAAGGCGTACCCGACCCATCCGAGCGACGTGTCGGAGCCCGCCACACCCTCGATGATCACGTTGTCGTTCGGTGACGACTCGTAGTCGGCTCGGGCAACGGCGTCCTGGTCACGCTCCTCGGCGATCTCCTCGAGCGCCAACTCGACGAAGCTGTCGTAGGTGCCGGACTCCTCACCGGGGGCGGTGATGGTCAGTTCGGAGTCGGGATAGTCACCCGAGCCACCCACTTCGGCGCCGAGGTCATCGGCGTCGCTCCAGTTGTCGAAGCCCTCGGACTCCGGTCCGATCAGGGCGTAGAGGTCACCGACGTTCAGGCACTCGACGGCGTCGTTCGCGGGAGACGTGATGACCGAGAGGCCGTCGATACCGACCTTGAGTTCCACGAACTCGATGCCGTTGTCCTCACACGTCGCGATCTCCTCGTCCTTGATGGGACGCGACGCGTCGGAGATGTCGGTGTCGCCGCTGCAGAACAGCTGGAAGCCGTCGCCCGTTCCGGGGCCGTCGACCGAGATGGCAACATCGGGGTTTGTCTCGGCGAACTTCTCGGCGTTTGCGGCCGAGATCGGCTCCACGGTCGACGAGCCGGAAACGGTGACGGAACCACCGGCACCGCTGTCACCGCTGCTGTCCCTGCTGCAAGCGGCAACGACGAGGGCGAGAACGAGAACCAGCGGTACGAGGAATGATCGGATTCGATGCTGACGCATCCGTTGAGGTCCTTTCGTACGGGAGACCTCGGCACCCTGCCGAGGAGCCGGAACAGTTGTTTCCGGACAGCCCGCACGGTACGGATGTCATCTGTCGCGATCGTCGCCAACCGGTGAATCGGGGGTGAACGTCCGAAGGACATGTGGTCGCGCGACCCGCGAACAGAACCGCTCCCGTCCACCAATCCGGGTCGGCCGGATGTTGCGAACATCCGTTCCGGGGGCAGCGGGCAACGCAACTCCAACGGTGGAGTCGATAGAGCGGCGTCTCAGCCGCCGCGTGAGTCGTCCTGGTCGAAGTAGTCGATCTGGTCGACGGGCTGCACCACCGACGACACGACACCCAGCAGGTTGGCGGCGATCCGCTTCATGTACCGGTACAGCAACGCCCGGGGAACGGCTGCCGACGCAGCTGCGTCGGAGTGGATGAGCTCCACGACGAGATTGTCGAACTCCTTGAGGAGCTCGTCTCCGGTCGCGATGTAGTCAGTGGCGCTCTCCTGGTCGCGTGCGCCGAAGATCTCGCCGGCGTCGGCGATCATCTCCGACAGCCGGTTCTGGAAGCGCACGTTGAGGTCGAAGTCCGGCTCGCCCTCGAGGCGGACGCCCTCGGCAGCCAGGTCGAAGATGTTCTTGGCGTTGTCGCCGATCCTCTCCACCTTCTTGATGACGATCATGTACGCGAGGATCGTGGACACGTCCTCGGCGCCCTGCACGCTTGCGTGGACGACGAGCTCCCGACGGATTTCTCGCTCCGAGGCGTTGATACGGCTGTCGGTGACCCGGATGTCGGGACCGAGAACGGTCGGGTCGGCGCCGCCCAGCAGGGAGCTCATCGCCTCGTCGAAGGCGTGGCGCGTGTCGACGAGCATGCGGATGATCTGCTGTTCGATCCGTTCGAGCCCACCACTGTCGGACTTGCGGAAGAACTCCATCACCATGGTCGCCACACCCTGCTCTCACACACCTGCGGTCCCTTCATCCGATGATCAGTATGCCAACAAGCGGCAGCACGACGAACACGCCCCCCACGGCGAGCACGGCCAGGACCCGGTTGTCCACCGCCAGATCGGCCAGTCCCCGGGCGATGTGGATGGGCACATCGCGCACGACCGGCAGCGGATAGAGGAGCAGGATCCCCGAGACGTTGAACAGCGTGTGCACGAGTGCGATGGTCAGTGCCTCGGAGCTGTCGGTGGCCAGCGCCGCCAGGAGTGCCGTGATGGTCGTTCCGACGTTGGCGCCTAGCGTGACGGGGTAGGAGTTCTCGAGTGTGAGGATGCCCGACGCCGCCAGGGGTATCAGGATCGACGTCGTGATGCTCGACGACTGCACCGTCATGGTGACGACGAGTCCGAGCGCCATTGCGAGCACGCCGCTGGAACGCCCGAGAAGTCGGTTGAACGACCGCTCCACGCGCTCGGCCACGAGCTCGCGCATGTTGCGCGCGATGAAGAACAGCGCGACGAAGATGCAGAGGAGCCCGATCGCGACCGTGGCGACGCCGAGCGCGTTCCCGTGCAGGCCCAGAGCTCCGAGAAGGTCCTCGATCCAGC carries:
- a CDS encoding PhoU domain-containing protein, which produces MVMEFFRKSDSGGLERIEQQIIRMLVDTRHAFDEAMSSLLGGADPTVLGPDIRVTDSRINASEREIRRELVVHASVQGAEDVSTILAYMIVIKKVERIGDNAKNIFDLAAEGVRLEGEPDFDLNVRFQNRLSEMIADAGEIFGARDQESATDYIATGDELLKEFDNLVVELIHSDAAASAAVPRALLYRYMKRIAANLLGVVSSVVQPVDQIDYFDQDDSRGG
- a CDS encoding phosphate ABC transporter substrate-binding protein PstS family protein, coding for MRQHRIRSFLVPLVLVLALVVAACSRDSSGDSGAGGSVTVSGSSTVEPISAANAEKFAETNPDVAISVDGPGTGDGFQLFCSGDTDISDASRPIKDEEIATCEDNGIEFVELKVGIDGLSVITSPANDAVECLNVGDLYALIGPESEGFDNWSDADDLGAEVGGSGDYPDSELTITAPGEESGTYDSFVELALEEIAEERDQDAVARADYESSPNDNVIIEGVAGSDTSLGWVGYAFVVENSDSVRVLEIDGGGGCVAPTDETIAAAEFPLARDLFVYVNKEKAADNQAVTDYIDFYLSDAGRASVTEVGYVDLTDEDWQASVAAWEGR